In Thalassophryne amazonica chromosome 14, fThaAma1.1, whole genome shotgun sequence, one DNA window encodes the following:
- the LOC117525114 gene encoding olfactory receptor 6N2-like, with protein sequence MGSELNLTYITLGGHVELHKYRYLYFIIMFTVYILIICCNSTIVCLICVHKNLHESMYIFIAALLMNSVLFSTGFYPKLLIDVLSEKQIISYAGCLFQAFLLYSLGGSEFLLLAAMSYDRYVSICKPLQYHTIMTKTNVIIALVSAWLVPSCHVLIGVALIANSKLCDFNLKGIFCNNSVLKLQCVRSAVVAVYGVVVLINVEILPVLFILFTYTKILIICSQSSADVRKKAAETCLPHLLVLISFSAMIITDVIMVQPESNIPKIVRFIISLQTIVCHPVFNPLIYGLKMKEISKHLKILFFQVKGK encoded by the coding sequence ATGGGTTCTGAACTAAATCTAACTTATATAACTCTTGGTGGTCATGTGGAATTACACAAATACAGATATCTTTATTTTATAATCATGTTTACAGTTTATATTCTAATAATCTGCTGTAATTCTACTATTGTTTGTCTGATCTGCGTTCATAAAAACCTCCATGAatcaatgtacatttttattgcaGCTCTGTTAATGAACTCAGTTCTTTTCAGTACTGGTTTCTACCCAAAGCTTTTAATTGATGTTTTATCTGAAAAACAGATTATTTCATATGCAGGCTGTTTGTTTCAGGCGTTTCTGCTTTACTCTTTAGGAGGTTCTGAGTTTTTACTCTTAGCAGCCATGTCTTATGACAGGTATGTGTCTATATGTAAACCTCTGCAATATCACACCATCATGACAAAAACTAACGTCATTATTGCTCTGGTTTCAGCTTGGCTCGTGCCATCTTGTCATGTTCTGATCGGAGTTGCACTGATTGCCAACAGTAAACTTTGTGATTTTAATTTGAAAGGAATTTTTTGTAATAATTCAGTGCTCAAACTTCAGTGTGTGAGATCAGCAGTAGTAGCTGTATACGGTGTTGTGGTTTTGATCAATGTTGAAATTTTACCTGTGCTGTTCATACTTTTTACATACACAAAGATACTTATAATTTGTTCCCAAAGTAGCGCAGATGTGAGGAAAAAAGCTGCAGAGACCTGTTTACCCCACCTGCTGGTGTTAATCAGCTTTTCAGCTATGATTATAACTGATGTCATTATGGTTCAACCGGAATCTAATATTCCAAAAATTGTTCGTTTCATAATTTCTTTACAAACTATTGTCTGTCATCCTGTGTTTAATCCACTGATATATGGACTAAAAATGAAAGAAATATCAAAACACCTAAAGATTTTATTCTTTCAAGTAAAAGGAAAGTAA